A single region of the Chryseobacterium sp. 6424 genome encodes:
- a CDS encoding LTA synthase family protein — MKDLRLQETATLFYRILLAYLFYQAARLLFYIFNRNLIKIDGVQDYLVLTYHGTAFDTTAILYVNALFILLSLVPLTVNTKLYYQRFLFWLYFITNGVAYAMNFGDFIYYKFSQARLTMAAMSVAQHEDNLAKVFFVSILEHPFVILSYIVLMTLWVFLYKKVKIQPRNILVKWKYFVSSVVTLCLVATLVVGGIRGDFRHSTRPINMVDANRHVKNPLQANVVLNSVFSFFRTLGSNNFKEVKFVDDDFIQQNIKPYKTYIRKVEEPKPNVVIFILESFGKEYIGAFNRDTKIDGFVSYTPFIDSLAAHSLIAENAYANGRQSIHGMSSILAGIPALKDAFTGSPYSNQKIQSIVSVSNEMGYDTSFFHGAPNGSMGFQGFGNILGFKHYYGKTEYNNDADFDGMWGIWDEPFFQYFANTLAVKKKPFMATMFSVSSHHPFKVPQKYEGKFPKGTLDIHAPIGYTDYALKKFFETAKKMPWFQNTIFVLVADHTNQVGYPEYEKAMNRFAIPILFYSPNERYGLQGVVTQPAQQMDIYPTLADLMGYNKKIRSWGRSLVTPTPEDYLIVNSSGLEQFIIGDYIHLFDGKSFTGLYDKQDLGFEDNLIGKINNAEVKQGQMKAKAWYQDYMDRVINRKLN; from the coding sequence ATGAAAGACCTTCGACTGCAGGAAACTGCCACCTTGTTCTACCGCATTCTTCTGGCGTATCTTTTTTACCAGGCCGCTAGACTCCTTTTTTATATTTTTAACCGGAATCTTATTAAAATAGATGGCGTTCAGGATTATCTGGTATTGACTTACCATGGGACGGCTTTTGACACCACGGCCATTCTGTATGTGAATGCGCTTTTCATCCTGCTTAGTTTGGTACCACTTACGGTGAATACCAAGCTATACTATCAGAGATTTCTTTTCTGGCTGTATTTCATTACCAACGGGGTAGCGTACGCGATGAATTTCGGTGATTTCATTTATTACAAATTCTCTCAGGCACGTCTTACAATGGCGGCGATGAGTGTAGCGCAGCATGAGGATAATTTGGCGAAGGTGTTTTTTGTTTCGATACTCGAGCATCCTTTTGTGATATTATCGTATATCGTGCTGATGACGCTTTGGGTTTTTCTTTATAAAAAAGTAAAGATACAGCCACGAAATATCTTGGTAAAGTGGAAGTATTTTGTGTCATCGGTGGTAACGCTGTGCTTGGTGGCTACGCTGGTGGTTGGTGGCATTCGCGGGGATTTCCGGCACTCTACACGCCCTATCAATATGGTGGATGCTAACCGTCATGTAAAGAATCCGTTACAGGCAAACGTAGTGCTAAACAGTGTTTTTTCGTTTTTCCGGACATTGGGCAGTAATAATTTCAAAGAAGTAAAGTTTGTGGATGATGACTTCATCCAGCAAAATATTAAGCCATATAAAACCTATATCCGCAAAGTAGAGGAGCCTAAACCCAACGTGGTTATTTTCATACTCGAAAGTTTCGGTAAAGAATACATCGGCGCCTTTAACCGCGATACAAAAATTGATGGTTTTGTTTCTTACACGCCGTTTATCGACAGTCTGGCAGCGCATAGCCTGATCGCAGAAAATGCCTACGCGAACGGCCGCCAGTCTATCCATGGGATGAGCTCCATCCTTGCCGGTATCCCGGCACTGAAGGATGCTTTTACCGGTTCCCCTTATTCCAACCAAAAGATACAGTCCATCGTCTCAGTATCCAATGAAATGGGTTATGACACGTCGTTTTTTCATGGTGCGCCCAACGGGTCAATGGGATTTCAGGGGTTTGGGAATATTTTAGGTTTCAAACATTATTATGGCAAAACCGAATATAACAATGATGCGGATTTCGATGGGATGTGGGGTATCTGGGATGAGCCGTTTTTCCAATATTTCGCAAACACCCTTGCTGTTAAAAAAAAACCTTTTATGGCCACGATGTTTTCGGTATCATCTCATCATCCTTTCAAAGTTCCACAGAAATACGAAGGCAAATTCCCGAAAGGAACACTTGATATCCATGCGCCGATTGGCTACACCGATTATGCGCTGAAAAAGTTCTTCGAGACCGCTAAAAAAATGCCGTGGTTCCAAAATACCATTTTTGTATTGGTAGCAGATCATACCAACCAGGTAGGTTATCCTGAATATGAAAAGGCCATGAACCGTTTTGCGATCCCCATATTATTCTATTCTCCGAACGAAAGATATGGTTTACAAGGCGTTGTCACACAGCCAGCCCAGCAGATGGATATTTACCCTACACTTGCCGACTTAATGGGATATAACAAGAAAATCCGCAGTTGGGGCCGTAGTTTGGTGACTCCTACGCCAGAGGATTATCTTATCGTAAATTCCTCTGGGCTTGAGCAGTTTATCATTGGCGACTACATTCATCTTTTCGACGGGAAATCATTCACAGGACTGTACGACAAACAGGACTTAGGTTTTGAAGATAATTTGATAGGCAAAATAAATAACGCGGAAGTAAAACAGGGCCAAATGAAGGCCAAGGCCTGGTATCAGGATTATATGGACCGTGTGATTAACCGGAAATTAAACTAA
- a CDS encoding CDP-alcohol phosphatidyltransferase family protein → MNFIKNNLANAFTLANLFSGSVGVIQLLAGNYHLTALCIIISLILDFFDGFVARAMKSNSNLGAQLDSLADMVSFGLLPGIVMYEALEPFGQQFLGMQLPFSIQYFGIFIALFSCLRLAIFNLDEEQTYYFKGLNTPSNTILVFGLYYAFLENGNFAFLFENAALLVLFTIISSWLLISPIKMIAMKFKSKKISDNSPKIVLLVGAIAILLLFGITGIPLTMLYYLAVSLVFQKKLG, encoded by the coding sequence ATGAATTTCATCAAAAATAATCTTGCCAACGCATTTACCCTCGCTAATCTGTTTTCAGGAAGTGTCGGTGTTATACAACTGCTTGCGGGTAATTATCACCTCACCGCGCTGTGCATCATCATTTCGCTGATTCTTGATTTTTTTGACGGTTTCGTGGCACGCGCGATGAAATCAAACTCTAACTTAGGCGCTCAACTGGATTCGCTGGCCGACATGGTGAGTTTTGGCCTGCTGCCAGGCATTGTGATGTACGAGGCGCTGGAGCCATTCGGTCAACAGTTTTTGGGGATGCAACTGCCATTTAGCATACAATATTTCGGGATCTTCATTGCTTTGTTTTCGTGTCTGCGACTGGCAATCTTCAATTTAGATGAGGAACAGACCTATTACTTCAAAGGTTTAAACACACCCTCCAACACCATATTGGTTTTCGGTTTGTACTATGCGTTTTTAGAGAATGGCAACTTTGCTTTCCTGTTTGAAAATGCGGCATTGCTTGTTCTATTCACCATCATTTCTTCCTGGCTGTTGATATCGCCGATAAAAATGATTGCCATGAAGTTTAAATCAAAGAAAATCTCCGACAATTCCCCCAAAATTGTACTGTTGGTAGGTGCCATTGCTATTCTGCTCCTTTTCGGCATCACCGGCATTCCGCTAACTATGCTGTATTATCTGGCCGTTTCGCTGGTCTTCCAGAAAAAACTCGGCTAA
- a CDS encoding 3'-5' exonuclease, whose translation MNLKLHKPLCTFDLETTGTNVAKDRIVEISILKVYPDASRESRTWRVNPQMYIPKEATAVHGISDDDVKDAPKFPEIAPKVMEMITGTDLAGFNSNRFDVPLLAEELLRAGFDFDLNKFKLVDAQTIFHKMEPRNLTAAYRFYCRKELVDAHSAEADVLATFEVLDAQVGHYPDLPKDIAGLSEFSFHHKFADLAGFIAYDAEQKEIFTFGKYKGQRVKDVFQKDLGYYGWIQNADFPLYTKKVLTAIQLKSRF comes from the coding sequence ATGAATTTAAAACTCCATAAACCCCTTTGTACCTTCGATCTCGAAACTACCGGCACCAATGTTGCCAAAGACCGAATCGTTGAAATCAGCATTCTGAAAGTCTATCCGGATGCTTCGCGCGAGAGCCGCACCTGGCGTGTAAATCCCCAAATGTACATCCCGAAAGAAGCCACCGCCGTACACGGCATCAGCGATGATGATGTAAAAGACGCACCGAAATTCCCCGAAATCGCCCCCAAAGTGATGGAGATGATTACCGGCACCGATTTGGCAGGCTTCAACAGCAACCGTTTCGATGTGCCTTTACTTGCGGAAGAATTATTACGCGCTGGTTTTGACTTCGACCTAAATAAGTTCAAACTTGTGGACGCACAGACGATTTTCCACAAAATGGAACCACGGAACCTTACCGCAGCTTACCGCTTCTATTGCAGAAAAGAACTTGTAGATGCCCATTCCGCGGAGGCTGATGTATTGGCGACTTTCGAGGTGCTGGATGCGCAGGTAGGCCATTATCCGGATTTACCAAAGGATATTGCCGGTCTTAGCGAATTTTCCTTCCACCACAAATTTGCAGATCTAGCAGGTTTTATCGCTTATGATGCAGAACAGAAAGAAATCTTCACATTCGGGAAATACAAAGGCCAGCGCGTGAAAGACGTCTTCCAGAAAGATTTGGGATATTACGGTTGGATTCAAAACGCTGATTTCCCACTTTATACCAAAAAAGTGCTCACTGCTATTCAGTTAAAAAGCAGATTTTAA
- a CDS encoding fumarylacetoacetate hydrolase family protein — MKIICIGRNYAAHAAELGNEIPENPVIFIKPDTAVLKKGADFYIPEFSQDVHYELEVVLKISKGGKYIQPENAAQYYQEIALGIDFTARDLQSQLKAKGLPWELAKGFDGSAVITEFFPKEDFDVKDLHFSLHRNKEMVQNGHTKQMIFSPEDIIAFVSKYFTLRVGDLIFTGTPEGVGKVYENDVLEAYLEQQKVLDLRIQ, encoded by the coding sequence ATGAAAATTATTTGCATTGGTCGTAATTACGCCGCACACGCCGCAGAACTGGGGAACGAAATCCCTGAAAATCCGGTGATCTTCATTAAACCCGATACCGCAGTGCTGAAAAAAGGTGCGGATTTCTATATCCCAGAATTCTCGCAAGATGTACATTATGAACTGGAAGTCGTGTTGAAAATTTCAAAAGGAGGCAAGTACATTCAGCCTGAAAACGCTGCACAATACTATCAGGAAATCGCACTCGGTATTGATTTTACGGCGCGTGATCTGCAGAGCCAGCTAAAAGCGAAAGGTTTGCCTTGGGAATTGGCGAAAGGTTTTGATGGCTCCGCGGTGATTACAGAGTTTTTCCCGAAAGAAGATTTCGATGTGAAAGACCTTCATTTCTCACTTCACAGAAACAAAGAAATGGTGCAAAATGGCCATACGAAGCAGATGATTTTTTCGCCGGAGGACATCATAGCGTTTGTATCGAAATATTTCACGTTGCGTGTGGGCGACCTTATCTTTACCGGCACCCCGGAAGGCGTAGGAAAAGTGTACGAAAACGATGTGTTAGAGGCTTACCTGGAACAACAGAAAGTGCTGGACCTAAGGATTCAGTAA
- a CDS encoding universal stress protein: MTNIVLPVDFGDSTEKLISSAVKFAKEVNGRICLIHVAPADIGFAIGDMGFQYFPEVEQNEIKEELLQLNSLEQRILSEDLECEHLLKQGVPGDIILEYAKEKNAGYIVMGSHGRSGIYDVFVGSLTKELTRRSTIPVLVIPMH; encoded by the coding sequence ATGACAAATATCGTATTGCCCGTAGATTTTGGAGATTCAACCGAAAAACTCATCAGCAGCGCAGTAAAATTTGCAAAAGAAGTGAATGGCCGCATCTGCCTTATACATGTGGCACCCGCGGACATTGGTTTTGCCATTGGCGACATGGGTTTCCAGTACTTTCCGGAAGTGGAACAAAATGAGATCAAGGAAGAGCTTCTTCAACTAAATAGCCTTGAGCAACGAATCCTAAGCGAGGATCTGGAGTGTGAACACCTACTGAAACAAGGGGTGCCCGGCGACATCATTTTAGAATATGCCAAAGAGAAAAACGCAGGCTATATCGTAATGGGTTCGCACGGACGCAGCGGTATTTATGATGTATTTGTAGGTAGCCTTACCAAAGAACTCACCCGCCGGTCAACCATCCCGGTACTTGTGATCCCGATGCATTAA
- a CDS encoding DUF6427 family protein — translation MFRLLSKESNIFSAPVYIGVLLLIVIGFNFLDFNRLGILSAAITFAGVALGYFCFNAIALNYQTHLPLFLYTAFIFALYPGNLDIGIAVSLFTNAIILLLLTNPDMSVRKNSYVLVGVLLALNFIFLPTTWPMSLFVIFHIIGTSDRVGLHFFRLCYGILVIALSYFSIAYFLDMNAWDDAYFPFGKFRPSKNLQDLFWLIPTAVMLIHAVWDHFRNYNRKSPASKFKYTFLLVFSVAQLITIVLYMGNSYEYLLLLAFPCAIILSRMLKFLPKSWLQETALWLLILSLVGFKLANF, via the coding sequence ATGTTCCGATTACTTTCAAAAGAAAGCAATATTTTTTCTGCTCCGGTTTATATTGGTGTACTTCTTTTAATTGTTATTGGATTTAATTTTTTGGATTTCAACAGGTTAGGAATCCTCTCTGCGGCAATTACGTTTGCGGGCGTGGCTTTAGGCTACTTTTGTTTCAACGCAATAGCGCTTAATTATCAGACCCATCTGCCGCTTTTTTTGTACACAGCATTTATTTTTGCCCTATACCCGGGAAATCTTGATATTGGCATCGCCGTTTCTCTTTTCACCAATGCCATTATTCTGTTGTTACTTACCAATCCCGATATGTCGGTCCGTAAAAACTCTTATGTGCTGGTAGGAGTCTTGTTGGCGCTTAATTTTATCTTTTTGCCCACTACCTGGCCCATGTCGCTGTTCGTTATATTTCACATTATCGGCACTTCAGATCGGGTGGGGCTGCATTTTTTCAGGCTGTGTTACGGCATTTTAGTGATTGCGCTATCCTATTTCAGCATCGCCTATTTCTTGGATATGAATGCGTGGGATGATGCGTATTTTCCGTTCGGGAAATTCAGGCCATCAAAGAACCTTCAAGACCTGTTCTGGCTGATACCGACCGCTGTGATGCTGATTCATGCTGTTTGGGACCATTTCCGCAACTATAACCGGAAAAGCCCGGCAAGTAAATTCAAATACACATTTTTACTTGTATTTTCGGTAGCGCAACTTATCACCATTGTACTGTACATGGGCAACAGCTACGAATATCTGTTGTTACTTGCGTTTCCGTGTGCGATCATCCTCAGCAGGATGCTGAAATTTCTACCTAAAAGCTGGCTACAGGAAACTGCGCTCTGGCTTCTTATTCTCTCGCTGGTTGGTTTTAAACTGGCTAATTTTTAG
- a CDS encoding DUF3109 family protein — MIQIEEKLISEDIFSEEFVCNLTRCKGACCVAGDVGAPLEKYETEILENIFDQVKPYLRPEGVAALEGQGTWTIDPHDGDYVTPMVNGEECAYVIFDDKGITKCGIEKAYEDGAVEWQKPISCHLYPIRVTEYSTFTALNYHEWEICNPACELGKELKVPVYKFLKTPITRKYGEEFYETLCEAAEEWDREFNPKKKGYL; from the coding sequence ATGATTCAGATTGAAGAAAAACTCATCTCCGAAGATATATTTTCCGAAGAGTTTGTATGTAACTTAACCAGATGTAAAGGCGCCTGCTGTGTTGCCGGAGACGTAGGTGCCCCACTTGAAAAATATGAAACCGAGATACTGGAAAATATTTTCGATCAGGTGAAACCTTATCTTCGGCCTGAAGGTGTAGCCGCCCTTGAAGGACAGGGGACCTGGACAATTGATCCCCACGATGGTGATTATGTAACCCCGATGGTGAACGGGGAAGAATGCGCGTACGTTATTTTTGACGATAAAGGCATTACAAAATGTGGCATTGAAAAGGCCTATGAAGATGGCGCAGTAGAGTGGCAAAAACCCATCTCGTGCCACCTCTACCCGATTCGTGTGACGGAATATTCGACCTTCACCGCGCTCAACTATCATGAATGGGAAATCTGCAACCCAGCCTGCGAACTGGGTAAGGAACTAAAGGTGCCGGTATATAAATTCCTGAAAACGCCTATTACACGAAAATACGGTGAAGAATTTTATGAAACCCTTTGCGAAGCAGCCGAAGAATGGGACCGCGAATTCAATCCAAAGAAAAAAGGTTACCTTTAA
- a CDS encoding MgtC/SapB family protein, with product MSEHFELLDIYKAVISVIAGLILGFEREMKDKSAGLKTITVICLGSTLFSIISYKLAGNGDPTRIASYIVSGIGFLGAGVIFKSGFTVYGLTTAGVIWIAAAIGMAIGFGEVYMAFTFLVSAILVINAGSFISRKYLPQHLNKILKLQLNEDNFREKTELMEQIRRFASRAEEIAIEKKDRHITLTLEIRIKNSELVKFEQYLVENEHLLYFSY from the coding sequence ATGTCTGAACACTTTGAACTTTTAGATATTTACAAAGCCGTCATTTCGGTGATCGCTGGTCTTATTTTGGGTTTCGAGCGCGAAATGAAAGACAAATCCGCAGGTTTGAAGACCATTACTGTAATTTGCCTCGGCTCTACCCTTTTCTCTATCATCTCCTACAAGCTGGCAGGCAATGGCGACCCTACACGGATAGCCTCTTATATCGTGAGCGGCATTGGCTTCCTTGGCGCCGGTGTCATCTTCAAATCGGGCTTTACAGTGTACGGACTAACCACTGCCGGGGTGATATGGATTGCGGCGGCCATTGGGATGGCGATAGGCTTCGGTGAAGTGTATATGGCTTTTACCTTTTTGGTTTCGGCGATATTGGTAATAAATGCGGGCAGTTTCATTTCTCGTAAATACCTACCCCAACACCTCAACAAAATCCTGAAACTACAGTTGAATGAAGATAACTTCCGTGAGAAAACAGAATTAATGGAGCAGATCCGCAGGTTTGCCTCGCGCGCGGAAGAAATCGCTATTGAAAAGAAAGACCGTCATATTACGCTGACGCTTGAGATTCGTATTAAGAATTCCGAATTGGTGAAATTTGAGCAGTATCTTGTAGAAAACGAACATCTGTTATATTTCAGTTACTGA
- a CDS encoding trigger factor translates to MNVTATNHDEVSALLTVTLDKSDYKEKVEKQLINYAKNAQVPGFRKGKVPLSMVRKQYEAGIAYDEINKQVSEALNGYINEKNLRLVGQPIPQPVDELNLNAEQLSVAFEVGYEPDFTIDLAKYEAPHYKVEASEKEIMQSIENMQKRFAEQVAQENIGDDSHIALEISQVVEEDAEGAHNHPPKNIVINNEKKEAFNLVKDLKMDDSVKVSKEDLQNNETLASELGFGKEETAHLHHDQIEVKVKDFYALNLAELNQELFDKVYGEGNIKSEDELKEKVKTELDEYFQQNADVHFVNKILEQINEKEEVQLPEEFLVKWLMFSNENVKDENQAKEILESEKKQLKFQIIEGKLMNDNEIKLDYADVLAQAEQLVRNQLAIYGIHHLGDEEIQKYAVEMLKDQDQLRQISSEVGMAKLKDVILEKATKNESQISHDEFLEEIKK, encoded by the coding sequence ATGAACGTTACAGCGACCAATCACGATGAAGTAAGCGCGTTACTTACAGTTACCTTAGATAAATCGGATTATAAGGAAAAAGTTGAAAAACAACTGATTAATTATGCTAAAAATGCACAGGTTCCGGGTTTCAGAAAAGGAAAAGTGCCCCTGAGCATGGTAAGAAAACAATATGAAGCCGGGATTGCGTACGATGAAATCAACAAGCAGGTTTCTGAAGCACTGAACGGTTATATCAACGAAAAAAACCTGCGCCTTGTAGGCCAGCCTATCCCACAGCCGGTAGATGAGCTGAACCTGAATGCAGAGCAGCTTTCAGTAGCATTTGAAGTAGGTTATGAGCCAGATTTCACTATTGACCTTGCAAAATATGAGGCTCCACATTATAAAGTAGAAGCTTCTGAGAAGGAAATCATGCAGAGCATCGAAAATATGCAGAAGCGTTTTGCTGAACAGGTTGCACAAGAAAACATCGGTGATGATTCTCATATCGCATTGGAAATCAGCCAAGTAGTAGAAGAGGATGCTGAAGGTGCGCACAACCATCCGCCAAAGAACATCGTGATTAACAACGAGAAAAAAGAGGCTTTCAATCTTGTGAAAGACCTTAAAATGGATGATTCTGTAAAAGTTTCAAAAGAAGATCTTCAAAATAACGAAACCCTTGCTTCTGAACTCGGCTTCGGTAAAGAAGAGACCGCACACCTGCACCACGACCAAATCGAAGTGAAGGTAAAAGACTTCTACGCACTGAATCTTGCGGAACTTAACCAGGAACTTTTCGATAAAGTATATGGTGAAGGAAACATTAAATCCGAAGATGAACTGAAAGAAAAGGTGAAAACCGAACTTGATGAATACTTTCAGCAGAATGCAGATGTACACTTCGTAAATAAAATCCTCGAGCAAATCAACGAAAAAGAAGAAGTACAGCTACCTGAGGAATTCTTGGTAAAATGGTTGATGTTCAGCAATGAAAATGTAAAGGATGAAAACCAAGCTAAGGAAATCCTTGAATCCGAGAAGAAGCAACTGAAATTCCAGATCATCGAAGGGAAACTGATGAACGATAACGAAATAAAGCTTGATTATGCTGATGTATTAGCACAGGCAGAGCAGTTGGTAAGAAACCAATTGGCGATTTACGGTATCCACCATTTAGGTGATGAAGAAATCCAGAAATATGCGGTAGAAATGCTGAAAGATCAGGATCAGCTTCGTCAGATCTCTTCTGAAGTTGGGATGGCCAAACTGAAAGATGTGATCCTTGAAAAAGCTACAAAAAATGAATCTCAGATCTCACACGACGAGTTTTTAGAGGAAATTAAAAAATAA
- a CDS encoding TonB-dependent receptor produces the protein MNSLLKIVFFLFGITLMHAQKNFTITGTVQDFHDKTVLSGARLVLGTLETTSDNNGNFKLSGVKKGTHKLLVTHPACNNFTDFINVDRDLMINISLEHHSGDIEGVTIHANHKKGGSVVLRTLNEEEIAKSAPENLGNLLKNISGVTTLKTGNNISKPIIHGLYGTRVSILNNGVKMAEQEWGVEHAPNVDVNQFGHIDVVKGASALRYGNEVSGGVVLLEPAEIAKKDSLYGNLKFSAISNGRGGEVSTEIVKTWENQWFVKSGGSYRKLGDQYVSHHTLQNTGADIGSFNFSIGKRSFLHGIDLSYSAIQQTFGIFKGAHLGGPQDFYQAINFGQPYFLDDFSYDIGAPRQEVTHHIAKISAYQRFAGFGRLDFQYSFQLNQRQEFDIRKGELSDVPSMDLQLTTHEATLSHLLERGKWSLESGISGRMQDNYPNPATEARRLIPDYYRYDAGAFSIFKYAINPKVDVEAGIRYDFNRFDAYKYYDRSTWDTYTTLYPQFFIKESGSRVLARPVLGYHNLSGNIGMNYMVGKDFTLRFNAAKTDRAPNAAELFADGLHHSAAIMEEGDLRIGKETMYSLNFTALAKASLLKGFTVEINPYLMFSDSFINQVPTGVKTTNRGVFVVWNYQQIKAQILGIDADMALKVSDLLSWTSSFSLLRGHDYSHDEPLILMMPTHWRNVIEWKPTSESKFYIRLENETTARQKRFPMRNQTVDFIENGMMVSREIDYSTPPPGYNIFHFGVGISPLKNINVHLKFNNIFNTDYREYLNRLRYFMPEPGRNIVATLQFKF, from the coding sequence ATGAATTCACTTCTTAAAATAGTGTTTTTCCTGTTTGGAATTACACTCATGCATGCGCAAAAAAATTTTACAATAACCGGTACCGTACAGGATTTTCATGACAAAACAGTACTCTCGGGTGCGCGACTCGTACTTGGGACGCTTGAAACCACTTCTGACAACAACGGTAATTTCAAATTAAGCGGGGTAAAGAAAGGAACGCATAAACTTTTGGTCACACACCCGGCCTGTAATAATTTCACCGATTTCATCAATGTAGATAGGGATTTGATGATTAACATAAGTCTGGAGCATCACAGTGGTGACATTGAGGGAGTTACCATACACGCCAACCACAAAAAAGGGGGATCTGTGGTGCTGCGAACGCTTAATGAAGAAGAAATCGCTAAAAGTGCCCCAGAAAATCTTGGGAATTTACTTAAGAATATTTCCGGTGTCACCACTTTGAAAACGGGTAACAATATCTCGAAACCTATTATCCATGGGCTTTATGGCACACGTGTCTCGATTCTGAATAATGGTGTGAAAATGGCTGAGCAGGAGTGGGGAGTAGAGCACGCCCCGAATGTGGATGTGAACCAGTTCGGCCATATTGATGTGGTGAAAGGTGCCTCTGCGCTGCGGTATGGTAACGAAGTCTCCGGCGGTGTAGTGTTGTTAGAGCCAGCTGAAATCGCCAAAAAAGATTCGCTGTACGGAAACCTGAAGTTTTCTGCCATCAGTAACGGGCGTGGTGGTGAAGTGTCGACAGAAATTGTAAAGACCTGGGAAAACCAGTGGTTTGTGAAATCTGGGGGTAGTTACCGGAAGCTCGGCGACCAGTATGTGTCTCATCATACCCTTCAAAATACGGGTGCTGATATAGGCTCATTCAATTTTTCAATAGGGAAACGCAGTTTTTTGCATGGCATAGATCTTAGTTACAGCGCTATTCAGCAGACGTTTGGGATCTTTAAGGGAGCACATTTAGGAGGGCCGCAGGATTTTTATCAGGCCATCAATTTCGGGCAGCCTTATTTTTTAGATGACTTCAGTTACGACATCGGCGCACCGAGGCAAGAAGTCACACATCATATTGCAAAGATTTCTGCTTATCAAAGGTTTGCAGGCTTTGGACGGTTAGATTTTCAGTACAGTTTTCAATTAAACCAACGGCAGGAATTTGATATCCGTAAAGGAGAACTCAGCGATGTGCCTTCGATGGACCTGCAGTTAACCACGCATGAGGCCACGCTCAGTCATCTTTTAGAAAGAGGGAAATGGAGCTTGGAAAGTGGCATTTCTGGCAGGATGCAAGATAATTACCCCAATCCAGCTACAGAAGCACGCCGCTTGATCCCTGATTATTACCGCTATGACGCCGGTGCCTTTTCGATTTTCAAATATGCGATTAACCCCAAAGTTGATGTAGAAGCCGGCATCAGATATGATTTTAACCGTTTCGATGCGTATAAATATTACGACCGATCAACTTGGGATACTTACACCACACTGTATCCGCAGTTTTTTATTAAGGAAAGCGGGAGTCGTGTGCTGGCAAGGCCGGTATTGGGTTATCACAACTTATCGGGTAATATTGGCATGAACTATATGGTAGGGAAAGATTTCACTTTAAGATTTAATGCGGCAAAGACCGATCGTGCGCCCAACGCGGCAGAACTTTTCGCGGACGGCCTGCATCATTCCGCGGCGATTATGGAAGAAGGTGATCTGCGCATTGGTAAAGAAACGATGTACAGCCTGAACTTTACCGCATTGGCAAAAGCAAGTTTATTGAAAGGGTTTACAGTGGAGATTAATCCTTACTTGATGTTTTCAGATTCGTTCATAAATCAGGTGCCAACAGGTGTGAAAACCACCAATCGTGGCGTTTTCGTGGTGTGGAACTATCAGCAGATCAAAGCACAGATTTTAGGGATAGATGCGGATATGGCGCTGAAAGTTTCGGACCTGTTGAGCTGGACATCCTCTTTCAGCCTGTTGCGTGGGCACGATTATTCACATGATGAACCATTGATTTTGATGATGCCAACCCACTGGCGCAATGTGATCGAGTGGAAACCGACTTCCGAGTCCAAATTTTATATAAGGCTTGAAAACGAAACGACAGCCCGGCAGAAGCGTTTTCCTATGAGAAATCAAACAGTGGATTTCATTGAAAACGGAATGATGGTCTCCCGCGAAATTGACTACAGTACGCCGCCGCCGGGTTATAATATCTTCCATTTCGGGGTAGGGATCAGCCCGCTGAAAAACATCAATGTTCACCTTAAGTTCAATAATATCTTCAATACAGACTACCGCGAATATCTTAACCGCCTGCGCTATTTTATGCCAGAACCGGGCAGGAATATCGTCGCTACACTTCAGTTCAAATTTTAA
- a CDS encoding DUF2946 family protein, with protein MRGFCFADSDKILIFARMFRNKDIAKFLSTLFLGVYLFVALFAQGLHQHNSPVLLKFAKKNTEKTFSKETLAGHSASCIWCHFLSTGHSVIPAEFPLAFSEAEAVSVVNWFVAHGFNSQSFTAFYLRGPPVYAV; from the coding sequence ATGCGCGGTTTTTGTTTCGCCGATTCGGATAAAATCCTTATTTTCGCCCGGATGTTTAGGAATAAGGATATAGCAAAGTTCTTATCAACTCTCTTTTTGGGGGTTTATCTTTTCGTTGCGTTATTCGCCCAGGGCCTGCACCAGCACAACAGCCCGGTTCTGCTGAAATTCGCGAAAAAGAATACGGAGAAAACCTTTTCCAAGGAAACCTTGGCGGGGCATTCGGCTTCGTGTATCTGGTGTCATTTCTTAAGCACCGGCCATTCTGTGATTCCAGCGGAATTCCCTCTTGCTTTTTCCGAGGCAGAGGCTGTATCGGTGGTCAATTGGTTTGTGGCTCATGGCTTCAACTCCCAGTCCTTTACTGCTTTTTATCTTCGGGGTCCCCCAGTGTACGCTGTTTAA